A single genomic interval of uncultured Desulfobacter sp. harbors:
- a CDS encoding 6-hydroxymethylpterin diphosphokinase MptE-like protein — MHENSSAVYQLNMALLKKRFRDVWDKVQALPKEKTRWVKLIQANGKPNIQVTDSDGNVTLIHNRQNPGQEGHNFLSTVDSESNGVVILMGMGLGYIALSLLKKCKHLQHIIIFELNVDFFALAMEQFDFRELLEDPRLLLSVGEDCDPEAALTPAKRALILENIFVYRHQQSYLVNPAYQTISPAIDEFISAHNMEGGTKMRYGNLFIENRLRHLTSMHHNRRLEDLTDKFKGLPCFMVAAGPSLDKNVAQLKKAVGRSVIISVDTALPVLLAHGIVPDFLTSIDYKENTYEKISHVASLPEVKEINLICTSWATHVVTKNFPAKNIYWGLGKTALENWMNSMWGSKIFINAAGTVAHLNFIAANLMGCDPLIFIGQDLAFSGSKDHASQVILSNYRDMKGNLASGKNIIWVDGINDNKLPTSSSLYNHKLAFESMIADSERKVINATEGGALIKGSSNMTLSDTVDLFCSRKIASLDLKPVNDRFEFISPMQSTFKRVQRLLSLIQKVETLLSSAQNLLSLLKKEKKRPQSFDMLPQKMKETMLAIDKFNHKADQDTLWPLFDEMTFDGLKQDERAKQELTKLEGDPRSYLEWMEKSLHRLIKVNTIRKSNLIWFKKKLKKLLDHHKKEKQLCQKIKKSEFKTEDLSRLADIYYTSGDFVLLEKTIDKYAECNTLSGKLEFYKGIIFLNRLAYEGAEQCFQKAIKKNADLKDTITRKLREIGDYYYREAVAVQEGVFDDRTARHILLKGLKACSDHEKIPKVLKNMAMDDIYTLRKVIASSPGELSANEDTLKDWCRDIFHERLIVECITQKNAVELILFYGKILIDREEYGDAVDYYLKGLALFDTPGLHIAATDALFAMDEFDRGLDHLKKAVALDKQFAKYWKNIGNNLSANGDYGGAIAAYEQYFNAVPEEIETLRKISECYLASGNPEASKKVGAMYRERAAGNLGEADDSFA; from the coding sequence ATGCATGAGAACTCAAGTGCTGTTTATCAATTAAATATGGCTTTGTTGAAAAAACGATTTCGTGATGTTTGGGATAAGGTACAGGCACTTCCCAAAGAAAAAACAAGATGGGTAAAACTGATACAGGCCAATGGGAAACCCAATATCCAGGTAACGGATTCGGATGGGAACGTGACGCTTATCCATAATCGTCAGAATCCGGGGCAGGAGGGACATAATTTTTTGTCCACCGTTGATTCCGAATCTAACGGAGTGGTGATTTTGATGGGGATGGGGCTTGGCTATATTGCATTATCCCTTTTGAAAAAGTGTAAGCATCTTCAGCACATCATTATTTTTGAGTTGAATGTTGATTTTTTTGCGTTGGCAATGGAGCAGTTTGATTTTAGGGAACTCCTGGAAGATCCTCGCCTGCTTCTTTCGGTCGGGGAGGATTGTGACCCGGAAGCCGCCCTTACCCCAGCCAAGCGTGCATTGATTTTAGAGAATATTTTCGTATACAGGCATCAGCAAAGTTACCTTGTAAATCCGGCTTACCAAACCATCTCACCTGCTATTGATGAATTTATCAGCGCACATAATATGGAAGGTGGAACTAAAATGCGATATGGGAATCTGTTTATTGAAAACAGGTTGAGGCATTTGACTTCAATGCATCATAATCGGCGGTTGGAAGATTTGACGGATAAATTTAAGGGCTTGCCGTGTTTCATGGTGGCTGCTGGCCCCTCCCTTGATAAAAATGTCGCGCAGTTGAAAAAAGCTGTGGGAAGATCGGTCATCATTTCTGTGGACACAGCATTACCGGTATTGCTTGCGCATGGGATTGTACCTGATTTCCTCACCAGTATAGATTATAAAGAAAACACCTATGAAAAAATTTCTCATGTGGCCTCTTTGCCTGAAGTAAAGGAAATTAATTTAATATGCACCTCCTGGGCCACTCATGTTGTGACCAAGAATTTTCCTGCAAAAAATATTTATTGGGGCTTGGGAAAAACTGCCTTGGAAAACTGGATGAATTCCATGTGGGGCAGTAAAATATTTATTAATGCCGCCGGAACAGTGGCACATCTCAATTTCATTGCCGCCAACTTGATGGGGTGCGATCCTTTGATTTTCATTGGACAGGATCTTGCTTTTTCCGGGAGTAAGGATCATGCTTCTCAAGTTATATTAAGTAATTACCGTGACATGAAAGGGAATCTGGCAAGTGGGAAAAATATAATATGGGTGGATGGGATAAACGATAATAAGCTTCCTACCTCGAGTTCCCTTTATAACCATAAGCTGGCCTTTGAAAGCATGATTGCGGATTCGGAACGTAAAGTGATTAATGCAACAGAGGGGGGCGCGTTGATCAAAGGCTCTTCAAACATGACTTTATCCGACACCGTGGATTTATTTTGTTCCCGGAAAATTGCTTCTTTGGATTTGAAGCCTGTAAATGACCGTTTTGAATTTATTTCTCCAATGCAGAGTACATTTAAACGGGTTCAGCGACTATTGTCCCTCATACAAAAAGTAGAAACCCTTTTATCCTCGGCACAAAATCTGCTGTCCCTTTTGAAAAAGGAGAAAAAACGCCCTCAGTCGTTTGATATGCTACCTCAAAAAATGAAAGAAACAATGCTCGCCATTGATAAATTCAATCACAAGGCGGATCAGGATACCTTATGGCCCTTATTCGATGAAATGACTTTTGATGGCTTGAAGCAGGATGAAAGGGCAAAACAGGAACTTACAAAATTGGAGGGAGACCCCAGGTCTTATTTGGAATGGATGGAGAAAAGCCTGCACAGGTTGATAAAGGTGAATACCATAAGAAAAAGCAATCTGATTTGGTTTAAGAAAAAATTAAAAAAACTGCTCGATCATCATAAAAAAGAAAAACAACTGTGCCAGAAAATAAAAAAAAGTGAATTCAAAACAGAGGATCTTTCACGCCTGGCTGATATATACTATACGTCAGGAGACTTTGTCCTGCTTGAAAAAACAATAGACAAGTATGCAGAATGCAATACGCTGTCAGGTAAATTGGAGTTCTACAAAGGAATTATTTTTTTGAATCGATTAGCCTATGAGGGTGCAGAGCAATGTTTTCAAAAAGCGATAAAGAAGAATGCCGATTTAAAAGATACCATAACCCGGAAATTAAGAGAAATCGGGGATTATTATTATAGGGAAGCCGTAGCGGTGCAGGAGGGCGTGTTTGATGATCGAACGGCACGTCATATCCTGTTAAAGGGGCTGAAAGCTTGTTCCGATCATGAAAAAATCCCCAAGGTATTAAAAAATATGGCCATGGACGATATTTATACATTGCGTAAGGTAATTGCATCTTCTCCGGGAGAATTGTCCGCAAATGAAGATACTCTGAAAGATTGGTGCCGAGATATTTTCCATGAAAGGTTGATTGTCGAATGCATTACACAAAAGAATGCTGTCGAGTTGATTCTATTTTACGGGAAAATTCTGATTGACAGGGAGGAATACGGTGATGCAGTGGATTATTACCTCAAAGGCCTTGCCTTGTTTGACACTCCTGGGCTTCATATTGCCGCCACCGATGCATTGTTTGCAATGGATGAATTTGATAGGGGGCTGGATCATCTGAAAAAGGCTGTGGCATTAGATAAACAGTTTGCAAAATATTGGAAAAATATTGGAAATAACCTGAGTGCCAATGGTGATTATGGCGGTGCCATTGCTGCATATGAACAGTATTTTAATGCGGTTCCAGAAGAAATAGAGACTTTGAGGAAAATCAGTGAATGTTACTTGGCATCCGGTAATCCTGAAGCTTCAAAAAAGGTCGGTGCCATGTATCGGGAAAGAGCTGCCGGTAACTTAGGGGAAGCTGATGATAGCTTTGCTTAA